The following DNA comes from Fibrobacter sp. UWP2.
CCGATGCGAAGCGACATGAACAACGCGCCATCGTCGGCGATCATGGTGTTTCCGCCGCCAAGGCCAATCAATGCCTTGAGTCCGCTTTCGCTTTTTTGTTCGGAGGTGCTGGCATCGCCCATCCCCGCCAGTTCGGCAAAGCACGACGGTGCGAGGAACAGCACCAGGAGTACGGCGAAAAATGCGGTCAGTGCGCTTTTACTTGGATTCTTCGATTTGGTGAGCATTGTGTACGTCCTCCAGGGTGGCGTTCCAGTTCCACTTTTTGTCTTTGGCGTCTTGCCAGTAGCATATGGTCCACACAAGGCTGTTGGCGCAAAGGATTATAGACCACACGCCAAAGAGCAGGAACAGGAACAGCGGGATAAAGGCTAGCGAGCCATAGAAAATGGACATGCGGGTGACCATGGCCGTTTGGATGAGCATGAGAATTTTGACGTAAATGTTAATGCATACCCAGGCAATGATGGTCGAGGCGAACGAGACACCAAAAAGCTTGCGCTTGCGGTACGGCGGGTGTTTGCCAGTCTCCCGCTGGCGGAGCTTGCGGGCGGGGAGGGCGTACAGCATTAAAAAGATGAGGACCATGGCGGTGATGTGGAATGCCGTGTACCAGAATGCTGTGATGAGAATCTTGAGCAGCTCCGGCGAAAAGTGCAATCCATCCACGATAATCATTGAGAGTACGTTTTGCACGTGGTTCACGAATCCGGCGAACATGCCGATAAAGCCAGCCATAATGACGAGGAAGGGTGTGTACACCTGGATTTGTCTTACGACGGTTCTCGAGGTTTTGACCTCCCACACCACGTTGAAGTTCGTCTCCAGGCTTCCGAAGGCGAGAATGAAGGTGACAAATAAGCCGAGGGCGCCAATGAAACCGAGTCTGCCTATGGGGATGTGCTCGGCGTTTTGCACAATGGACATGACTTGCTCGGTGGGCCAGTCCAGGTTCAGCATGTCGAGGAGCATGGGCAGGTAGTCGGAGATGAACGAACCAAAGCCTACAGAGAGGGTAATCGAGGTGAGCAAAATCAGGAGGGGGACCATGGCCACGAGCGTCGTGTAGGTGAGCGAGGCGGCTCGGGTCATCCCGTGATAGTACAAGAAGGACTTCCCGGTCACGACCATGACCTTCACGAACGTGGGGGAACGGGCGGCGATGTTATCGAACAGCCACTCCCAGGAGAATTTGTTCCACCAATTAGGCATTGCAAGAAAATTTAATAAAAAAGTTGCACGGGGGGGGCGTGGAGGTTCCTTGTGCCCGCTGCATTTTTTGCTCATGTAATTTTTTTGAAATTTTATTGAAAAAAAAAGGAAAATCGCTTATCTTTTAGGCGCGAGTCTGGGTGGAGGAACTTACAAGGAGTTCCAAATGAAATTTAGTTTGAAGCGTGCCGTGCTCTTGTTGTGCGCACTTTTGGTTCTTGGGGTATCGGCACAGGCAGCCACCTCTCGTCAAATGGAAAAATTGAGCCGCGGTCTTGTGGCCGCGAATGTCGGCAACGGCATGCTGGTAAGCTGGCGCCTGCTGGGTACCGACGCCCCCCAGACCGCATTCGCCCTTTACCGTGATGGCAAAAAGATAGTCGACATCTTGGGGAGGCAGGGCACAAATTACCTTGACAAGGAGGGCAAGGCAACCTCCAAGTACACGGTCGCTGCTGTGGTCGATAGTTCCGAGGGCGAAAAAGCCGGGCTATCGTTCGTGTTCGATTCGACGGTCGCGAGTCACGGGAGTTCTTTCCCGTACAAGGTGCTCAAACTGAATGTGCCCAAAGGTGGAAAAGTTCTGGATTATGTTGATTATAGTCGTTGGCCTGACGACGTTCCAAAGCCCGATCCTGACGCTCCGCCCGATAGCGAAGAGTATTCCTACGTGTCGAGCGACGCCAGCGTGGCTGACCTCGACGGTGATGGTGAATACGAAATCGTCCTCAAGTGGGATCCGACGAACACCAAGGACAATTCGCAAGAAGGCTTTACAGGGCTTGTGTTCATTGACGCCTACAAGATGGACGGCAAGCAGATGTGGCGCATTAATATGGGCAAAAACATTCGCGCCGGTCAGCATTACACCCAGTTCCAGGTTTACGACTACGATGGCGACGGCAAGGCCGAGATTATCATGAAGACGGCGGACGGCACCATTGACGGCACGGGCAAGGTCATTGGGGATTCTAGCAAGAATTACATTGATACTGCAGGCCGTGTTGCGGGTCGTGCCATGTCCGGCCCCGAATTCTTGACGGTGTTCCGCGGAAGTGATGGCGCGGAAATCACGACGATTGATTACCTCCCGTCACGTTCTATTCAAGAAATGCTGTGGGTTGACTCCACTGGCAGAGAGGGGCGTTGGGGTGATGACTACGGCAACCGCAGCGATCGCTTTATTGCGGCGACGGCCTACCTGGATGGCGTCCACCCGAGTGCCATTTTTGCCCGCGGTTACTACACCTCCTCCTATGTGGCAGCCTACGATTTTGACGGTAAGGACCTCAAGCTGCGCTGGCTCCACAAGTCCGAAACTCCGGGCGAGGGCCTGTACGCGCAGGGAAACCACAACATTGCGACGGGCGATATTGATGGCGACGGCTATGACGAAATTGTTTTTGGCGGGGCCGCCCTGAAACATGACGGCAGCGTCCTTTACAGCACCGGTTTTGGCCATGGTGACGCCGGGCACATCGGCGATTTCGATCCCGATATCCCCGGTCTTGAGTACTGGGGCGTGCACGAGACTACCGATTCAACAATCACTCCGTATACCGACGAACTTCGCGACAGCAAGGGCAACGTCATTTGGGGAACTGCGCAATGGGGCAGGGACAACGGGCGCGGTCTTGCCGCCGATATCGATTCCTCTCACCGCGGCTATGAAATGTGGAGTTCCAAAGGGGACTCCAGTATTCACAATGTCAAGGGCAAGGTTTTGGGCCCCTCAAAAGACATTGGGCTCTCGATAAACTTCCGCACGTATTTTGATGGTGACTTGCAGGATGAACTCCTGGATGGCGCGGTAGTGACCAAGTACAACATTAAGACGCATAAGGTCGATACCCTTTTTGACGGGGAAACTGCCCTGGGGCTTGTCGGTTGCAATGGGACCAAGAATACGCCGAACCTTATGGCGGACATTTTTGGCGACTGGCGCGAAGAGATTATCTTGAGATCCGAAGAAGACCCTTCCAAGATTTACATCGTCGCGACGCCCAAAGCGACTTCGTACCGCGTTTACACCCTCATGCACGACGCCGTTTACCGCATGGGTGTTGCCTGGCAGAATACGGCGTACAACCAGCCGCCTTACCTGAGCTACTATTTGCCCGACATGGTCAAGAGTTTGAGCCAGCCGGTGATTTATACAATCGACACTGCAGGCGTCATCGAGGGCATTGAGCCGCCTGCCGACACCGTTGATCCGGGAACCACTTATATGGTTTCGGGTAAGTTGCCGCCCTCGGTTTCGTTCAACCCATGGAGCGGGGTGCTGCACACAAATTCTGCCGGTTTTGTCGAAGTGAGCGTCTTTAGCATCAGGGGAGGTAAGGTCGCCCGCGTGGTGATGTATGCTCCGGCAGGAAGCACGCACCTCTCGGTAGCCGACATGCTCCCCAAGGGAATGTACTATGCCCGGGTCAAGTTCAATGGGCGGGAAGTTTCGACGTCCGCGTTTTCAAAGGTAAAATGACGGGCTTGAACACCTATAGTTCAAAAAACGCCGTTTTATGCAAAAAAACGGCGTTTTTTATCGTCTTAGTGTGGACTTTTAATTTTTTATGGCTTCGTTTAATGCCTTACTTTTTATAAAATTTTCAAAAGTAATGTGGACTTTTTATTGAATTTTGATTATATTTAAAGTGGATGTTGATGTTTGAGGGGTTGTCTAGTGGCAACGTTTTTGGTATGGAATGTGCCGAATTTGGTTGCCTGGAATTATTTTATAAAGGATAAACTCCGAGGTAGTATATGGGTAAAGGTTTGAAGGTGTCAACGGTGGCTGCGGTCGCCGCGTTGACGATGGGGATCGCTGCATCCTCTTTTGCGGCTCAGCGCCAGATGGAAAATCTTTCGCGCGGCCTTGCGGTCACGAACACGGGCAAGGGAATGCTCGTGAGCTGGCGTCTCTTGGGTACAGATGACCCCGCGACGGAATTCAACCTCTACCGCGATGGCGAAAAGGTTGCTTCTGTGGGTAAGACGGGTGGCACGAACTACCTGGACGCTGCCGGCAAGACGACTTCCAAGTACACGGTTGCCGCCGTGGTGAACGGCAAGGAAGGCGCCAAGCAGGCTGTTTCCGTGGTGCTCGACAAGACGGTCTCCAACAGCGGAAGGTCCTTCCCGTACAAGACGATTAAACTGGAGGTTCCTGCGGCGCAGACGATGCCCAATGGTGAAACCTGCACGTACACTCCGAACGACATGAGTGCCGCCGACCTCGATGGCGACGGAGAATACGAACTTATCTTGAAGTGGGACCCGAGCAACGCCCACGACAACTCGCAGACGGGTTACACGGGCACGGTGTTCATCGATGCCTACAAGCTCGACGGCACGCGCCTTTGGCGTATTGACCTCGGCAAGAACATCCGCGCGGGCGCACACTACACGCAGTTCCAGGTGTTTGACTACGATGGCGACGGCAAGGCCGAGATGATTGTGAAGACCGCCGATGGTACGATTGACGGTACGGGCAAGGCGATCGGCGACAAGTCGAAGGACTACCGCGACGCGGGTGGTACGATCCTTAAAGGCCCTGAGTACTTGACTGTTTTCCGCGGTGTTGACGGTGCGGCGATTTCGACCGTTACTTACGAACCGAGCCGTGATATTAACCAGCACGTGAAGGGCAAGGATGCGCATGGCTACTGGGGCGACAACTACGGCAACCGCTGCGAACGCTACTTGGCGGCAACGGGCTACCTGGATGGAGTGCACCCGAGTGCAATCTTTGTACGCGGCTACTACAGCTCCTCCTATGTGGCTGCCTACGAT
Coding sequences within:
- a CDS encoding YihY/virulence factor BrkB family protein — translated: MPNWWNKFSWEWLFDNIAARSPTFVKVMVVTGKSFLYYHGMTRAASLTYTTLVAMVPLLILLTSITLSVGFGSFISDYLPMLLDMLNLDWPTEQVMSIVQNAEHIPIGRLGFIGALGLFVTFILAFGSLETNFNVVWEVKTSRTVVRQIQVYTPFLVIMAGFIGMFAGFVNHVQNVLSMIIVDGLHFSPELLKILITAFWYTAFHITAMVLIFLMLYALPARKLRQRETGKHPPYRKRKLFGVSFASTIIAWVCINIYVKILMLIQTAMVTRMSIFYGSLAFIPLFLFLLFGVWSIILCANSLVWTICYWQDAKDKKWNWNATLEDVHNAHQIEESK
- a CDS encoding rhamnogalacturonan lyase, with translation MKFSLKRAVLLLCALLVLGVSAQAATSRQMEKLSRGLVAANVGNGMLVSWRLLGTDAPQTAFALYRDGKKIVDILGRQGTNYLDKEGKATSKYTVAAVVDSSEGEKAGLSFVFDSTVASHGSSFPYKVLKLNVPKGGKVLDYVDYSRWPDDVPKPDPDAPPDSEEYSYVSSDASVADLDGDGEYEIVLKWDPTNTKDNSQEGFTGLVFIDAYKMDGKQMWRINMGKNIRAGQHYTQFQVYDYDGDGKAEIIMKTADGTIDGTGKVIGDSSKNYIDTAGRVAGRAMSGPEFLTVFRGSDGAEITTIDYLPSRSIQEMLWVDSTGREGRWGDDYGNRSDRFIAATAYLDGVHPSAIFARGYYTSSYVAAYDFDGKDLKLRWLHKSETPGEGLYAQGNHNIATGDIDGDGYDEIVFGGAALKHDGSVLYSTGFGHGDAGHIGDFDPDIPGLEYWGVHETTDSTITPYTDELRDSKGNVIWGTAQWGRDNGRGLAADIDSSHRGYEMWSSKGDSSIHNVKGKVLGPSKDIGLSINFRTYFDGDLQDELLDGAVVTKYNIKTHKVDTLFDGETALGLVGCNGTKNTPNLMADIFGDWREEIILRSEEDPSKIYIVATPKATSYRVYTLMHDAVYRMGVAWQNTAYNQPPYLSYYLPDMVKSLSQPVIYTIDTAGVIEGIEPPADTVDPGTTYMVSGKLPPSVSFNPWSGVLHTNSAGFVEVSVFSIRGGKVARVVMYAPAGSTHLSVADMLPKGMYYARVKFNGREVSTSAFSKVK